One window of the Labilibaculum sp. genome contains the following:
- the murG gene encoding undecaprenyldiphospho-muramoylpentapeptide beta-N-acetylglucosaminyltransferase: MKQKIKIIVSGGGTGGHIFPAISIANALKQKHSDCEILFVGAEGKMEMEKVPSAGYQIVGLPIRGLQRNFSKENLKFFTRLFKSLRKAKAIVKDFQPDAVVGVGGYASGPLLYAAAKMGIPTVIQEQNSYAGITNKLLAKKAKKICVAYEGMERFFPADKILLTGNPVRKDLLDIVSKKQEAKAYFQLNPEKKTILVVGGSLGARTINNSMLGSLSAISDSEVQVIWQTGKFYIEKVREELKKWDIPGLKVFDFLGRMDLAYAAADMVISRAGAGTISELCLVEKPCILVPSPNVSEDHQTKNAMALVNKNAAIMVKDIDAEKELVLVALKLINDTDKLSELSANCKALAKPNAADEIADQIIALA, translated from the coding sequence ATGAAGCAGAAGATTAAAATAATTGTTAGCGGAGGCGGAACTGGAGGACATATATTTCCGGCGATTTCAATTGCAAATGCTTTAAAACAAAAACATAGCGATTGTGAAATTTTATTTGTTGGAGCCGAAGGGAAAATGGAAATGGAAAAAGTTCCTTCAGCAGGATATCAAATAGTTGGATTGCCAATTCGTGGACTTCAGCGAAATTTCTCGAAGGAGAATTTGAAATTCTTTACGAGGCTTTTTAAAAGTTTGAGAAAAGCCAAGGCCATTGTTAAGGATTTTCAACCTGATGCAGTTGTTGGTGTTGGAGGATATGCCAGTGGTCCGCTTTTATATGCAGCAGCTAAAATGGGAATTCCTACCGTAATTCAGGAACAGAATTCGTATGCGGGAATAACGAACAAACTACTGGCAAAAAAAGCAAAAAAGATTTGTGTGGCTTACGAAGGAATGGAACGGTTTTTTCCTGCTGACAAAATATTATTGACAGGAAATCCTGTTCGGAAAGATTTGTTGGATATTGTTTCGAAAAAGCAGGAGGCAAAGGCTTATTTTCAGCTAAATCCTGAAAAGAAAACCATTTTAGTTGTAGGCGGAAGTCTGGGGGCAAGAACCATCAATAATAGCATGTTGGGGTCACTTTCAGCAATTTCAGATTCTGAAGTGCAGGTAATCTGGCAAACAGGAAAGTTTTACATTGAAAAGGTTCGTGAAGAGTTGAAAAAATGGGACATCCCCGGATTGAAGGTTTTTGATTTTCTGGGGAGGATGGACTTGGCTTATGCCGCAGCTGATATGGTTATTTCCAGAGCCGGAGCGGGTACAATATCAGAACTATGCCTGGTAGAAAAGCCATGTATTTTGGTACCATCACCTAATGTTTCAGAAGATCATCAAACCAAAAATGCCATGGCACTGGTAAATAAGAATGCTGCAATAATGGTAAAAGATATTGATGCTGAAAAGGAATTGGTTTTGGTGGCATTAAAATTGATAAATGATACGGATAAATTATCTGAACTTTCGGCTAATTGCAAGGCTTTGGCAAAGCCCAATGCAGCAGATGAAATTGCAGATCAAATAATAGCATTAGCATAG
- a CDS encoding FtsW/RodA/SpoVE family cell cycle protein → MAGFFKNLSLKGDKTIWIIIFFLSMISLLVVYSSTGTLAYKVKGGNTSYFFIKQLILLGGCYMIIYVVHRIHFKVYSSSANLVLIISIGLLILAKLVGTNLNDASRWITIPGIGFNFQPSELAKLALILHVSRTLSRYQAEDSCKKEAFWHIVIPVGIVCLLIFLDDFSTSVLLGGVCYLLMFIGRIAKKYLFGSVGVVLALVIMLIVMAPLLPSIGRVQTVRSRIVNFFDKDEANVNNNQNYQVEQAKIAVVSGGIFGKFPGNSTQRNFLPHPYSDFIYAIILEEMGWIGGFIILAFYLILLYRAGLIVRKCNRTFPAFLVIGLTLSIVFQALTNMAVSVNLIPVTGQPLPLVSMGGTSLIFTSAAFGMILSVSNWVNEEEKLNEEAKLNEAED, encoded by the coding sequence ATGGCGGGTTTTTTTAAGAATTTAAGCTTGAAGGGGGATAAGACCATCTGGATTATTATCTTCTTTCTGTCAATGATTTCTTTGCTGGTTGTGTATAGCTCAACCGGAACTCTTGCCTATAAAGTGAAAGGAGGGAATACATCCTATTTTTTCATTAAACAGCTGATTCTTTTGGGCGGTTGCTACATGATCATTTATGTAGTTCATCGGATTCATTTTAAGGTATATTCCAGTTCAGCCAATCTGGTTCTGATTATTTCGATCGGATTGCTCATATTGGCAAAACTCGTTGGTACAAACTTAAACGATGCTTCGAGATGGATCACGATTCCGGGAATTGGGTTCAATTTTCAACCATCGGAGCTCGCGAAACTTGCATTAATATTGCATGTTTCCAGAACATTATCACGATATCAGGCGGAGGACTCCTGCAAAAAAGAGGCATTTTGGCACATTGTTATTCCTGTAGGAATAGTGTGTTTGCTGATCTTTTTAGATGATTTTTCAACCTCTGTATTGTTGGGAGGTGTATGTTATTTGCTGATGTTCATTGGTAGAATAGCAAAAAAATATTTGTTCGGATCGGTGGGTGTTGTTTTGGCTCTGGTGATTATGCTGATTGTTATGGCACCTCTGCTTCCCAGCATCGGACGCGTTCAAACCGTGCGTAGTCGAATCGTCAACTTTTTTGATAAAGACGAGGCGAATGTAAATAATAATCAGAATTACCAGGTTGAACAAGCAAAAATTGCAGTTGTCTCCGGAGGTATTTTTGGAAAATTTCCAGGGAATAGTACACAACGGAATTTTTTACCGCATCCGTATTCCGATTTTATTTATGCCATAATTTTGGAAGAGATGGGCTGGATCGGAGGTTTTATCATACTGGCTTTTTACCTCATATTGCTGTATCGGGCCGGCTTGATTGTTCGGAAATGCAATCGGACTTTTCCTGCATTTTTGGTGATAGGATTAACTTTGAGTATTGTTTTTCAGGCATTGACCAATATGGCAGTTTCGGTTAATTTAATTCCGGTAACGGGACAACCATTACCATTAGTGAGTATGGGAGGTACGTCATTAATTTTCACAAGTGCGGCGTTTGGCATGATACTAAGTGTGAGTAATTGGGTAAATGAGGAAGAAAAATTGAATGAAGAAGCAAAATTAAATGAAGCAGAAGATTAA
- the ftsA gene encoding cell division protein FtsA, translated as MTSRNNIIAAIDIGTTKIVAIMGEVDADGRLRIVGMEKTVSRGVKRGVIHSIEDTIGAIREVVDRLEEKTNKDFSAVYVGIAGQHIRSIKNRQFKYIQNGIGEITKLDVEEIINENFRIPIEVGEQILHVIPQDYVVDKEAGIRNPIGMAGRRLDGNFNIIIGRTASARNIEKCVKEVGLEIEELVLEPLASSLAVLSEEEKEAGVVLVDIGGGTTDITVYFDGILRHTAVIPFGGDIVTRDIKEGCSVLIKQAEALKIQFGEAVADLVDEEKVVTIPSVGGWDPKEISFKTLAQIIQCRMEEIIDSVKFQIEITGLHDKIGAGIVLTGGGALLRNLDVLTQKQTGIDVRIGYPGTSSKIILDETLNQPIYATGIGLMLKGLNKPGKKTPNQNTDKNKTGKKKGLQRFFSALFDTDDLKM; from the coding sequence ATGACTAGCAGGAATAATATCATCGCAGCTATCGATATTGGCACAACTAAAATTGTGGCCATAATGGGGGAAGTAGACGCCGATGGCAGGTTGCGGATTGTCGGTATGGAAAAAACCGTATCGAGAGGCGTTAAGAGGGGAGTGATTCATAGTATTGAAGATACAATTGGTGCTATCCGTGAGGTGGTTGATCGATTGGAGGAGAAAACAAACAAAGACTTTTCTGCAGTTTATGTAGGTATTGCCGGACAACATATAAGGAGCATAAAGAACAGACAGTTTAAATACATCCAAAATGGAATTGGTGAAATTACTAAATTGGATGTTGAGGAAATCATAAATGAGAATTTTAGGATTCCAATTGAGGTTGGCGAACAAATACTGCATGTGATTCCGCAAGATTATGTCGTCGATAAGGAAGCTGGCATTCGGAATCCAATAGGAATGGCCGGACGAAGGTTGGATGGGAATTTTAATATTATTATTGGAAGAACTGCATCTGCGCGCAATATTGAGAAATGCGTGAAGGAAGTTGGATTGGAGATTGAAGAATTGGTTTTGGAACCTTTAGCTTCTTCATTGGCTGTGTTGAGCGAAGAAGAAAAAGAGGCTGGCGTTGTTTTGGTTGATATTGGTGGAGGAACTACTGATATTACAGTTTATTTTGATGGCATACTAAGGCATACAGCCGTAATTCCTTTTGGTGGCGATATTGTTACCCGGGATATAAAGGAAGGTTGCTCGGTGCTTATAAAACAAGCCGAAGCATTAAAAATTCAGTTCGGAGAAGCTGTTGCTGATCTGGTCGACGAAGAAAAAGTGGTTACCATACCCAGTGTTGGTGGTTGGGATCCAAAGGAAATTTCTTTTAAAACCTTGGCTCAAATCATTCAATGCCGAATGGAGGAGATCATTGACAGTGTTAAGTTCCAAATCGAAATTACAGGACTGCACGATAAAATTGGTGCTGGAATCGTATTGACAGGTGGAGGTGCATTACTGAGGAATCTTGATGTGCTGACTCAAAAACAAACCGGAATAGACGTTCGCATAGGCTACCCCGGGACTTCATCTAAAATTATTTTGGATGAAACCTTAAATCAGCCAATTTATGCTACCGGAATTGGTTTGATGCTAAAAGGTTTGAATAAACCTGGTAAAAAAACTCCGAATCAGAATACAGATAAAAATAAAACAGGCAAAAAGAAAGGATTACAGAGATTTTTTAGTGCTTTGTTTGATACTGATGATTTGAAAATGTAA
- the murD gene encoding UDP-N-acetylmuramoyl-L-alanine--D-glutamate ligase, protein MTKRIVILGAGESGVGAAVLAKSRGFDVFVSDLGEISPKYKLALNKYQLDFEEKQHTESLIFSADEVVKSPGIPDTAPLIVKLNERNIPVISEIEFAGRFSNAKMICITGSNGKTTTTLLLYHMLKKAGLHVGLAGNVGDSLAWQVAEKDYTHYVVELSSFQLDGMYDFRANIAILLNITPDHLDRYDYKMENYINSKFRILQNMKSEDSFVFCTDDDIIKKELMNCDTLAQLLPFSVREVKEMCGWIENELLKIQYNENLFSMDKKDLSLPGIHNVYNSLASGIAGSVLQIRKEVIRESLSDFQGVDHRLEKVVRVRGIQFINDSKATNINSTWYALESMEEPVVWIVGGVDKGNDYSVLADLVKEKVKGIVCLGVDNSKIHAAFDGKVDFIVDAGSMKEAVTQAYQMAGKEEIVLLSPACASFDLFKNYEDRGNQFKEEVRNL, encoded by the coding sequence ATGACAAAACGAATCGTCATATTAGGTGCAGGTGAAAGTGGTGTTGGTGCTGCTGTTTTGGCAAAATCAAGAGGCTTTGATGTGTTTGTTTCAGACTTAGGAGAGATAAGTCCCAAATACAAGCTTGCCCTGAATAAATATCAGCTTGATTTTGAGGAAAAACAACATACCGAATCGCTTATATTTTCGGCAGATGAAGTTGTGAAAAGTCCGGGTATTCCTGATACTGCGCCTTTAATTGTTAAGCTGAATGAAAGAAATATTCCTGTAATTTCTGAAATTGAATTTGCAGGAAGATTCTCCAACGCTAAAATGATCTGCATTACCGGCAGTAATGGAAAAACAACAACAACTTTGCTTTTGTATCATATGCTAAAGAAGGCTGGATTGCATGTTGGTTTAGCAGGAAATGTAGGAGATAGTTTGGCCTGGCAGGTAGCTGAAAAAGATTATACGCACTATGTGGTTGAGTTGAGCAGCTTTCAGTTGGATGGGATGTATGATTTTAGGGCCAACATTGCCATATTATTAAATATTACGCCGGATCATTTGGATCGGTACGATTATAAAATGGAAAACTATATCAATTCAAAATTCAGAATATTGCAAAATATGAAATCTGAGGATTCTTTTGTGTTTTGCACCGATGATGATATCATCAAAAAGGAATTAATGAATTGTGATACTCTTGCTCAATTATTGCCATTTTCGGTTCGGGAAGTAAAAGAAATGTGCGGATGGATTGAGAATGAACTTTTAAAAATTCAATACAACGAAAATCTCTTTTCTATGGATAAAAAAGATTTGTCTTTACCTGGAATTCACAACGTTTATAATTCATTGGCATCAGGAATTGCCGGAAGCGTGCTGCAAATCCGGAAAGAAGTAATTCGCGAAAGTTTAAGTGATTTTCAAGGTGTCGATCATCGATTGGAAAAAGTGGTTCGTGTGCGGGGGATTCAATTTATTAATGATTCAAAAGCTACGAATATTAATTCTACATGGTACGCCTTGGAAAGTATGGAAGAGCCGGTAGTTTGGATTGTTGGTGGAGTTGACAAAGGAAACGATTATTCGGTTTTGGCCGATTTGGTGAAAGAAAAAGTGAAAGGTATTGTGTGTCTTGGTGTTGATAACTCTAAAATACATGCCGCTTTTGATGGCAAAGTAGATTTTATAGTTGATGCCGGATCGATGAAAGAGGCGGTGACTCAAGCATATCAAATGGCCGGTAAGGAAGAGATCGTTTTATTGTCTCCAGCTTGTGCAAGTTTCGATTTGTTCAAGAATTATGAAGACCGCGGAAATCAGTTCAAAGAAGAAGTTAGAAATTTATAA
- the murC gene encoding UDP-N-acetylmuramate--L-alanine ligase, translated as MRIKDYKNIYFIGIGGIGMSAIARYFHSIGKNVFGYDRMDTQLTAELTAEGIGITFQEGIDQIPAHYQTQDDTLVVYTPAIPANHSQLIYFQQQQFKIMKRSQVLGLLSDNLNGIGIAGTHGKTTVSTITAHIFKTSALDCNAFLGGISRNYQSNLLLSKNSPWMILEADEFDRSFLQLHPQLAVITSMDADHLDIYGDKNELEKSFQAFVYQIKEGGILVYKKGLVLTHDKLSAYTYSLDEKADFYAESIKLVEGFYQFDLVYPDGTIKDLLFSYPGKINVENAIAASAMALLCGVEADELRKALSTFKGVRRRFDYQIRNEKIVFIDDYAHHPKELWESISSVRELYPEKKITGIFQPHLYSRTRDFAEGFAASLNLLDEVILLDIYPARELPIEGVSSEIIFKKLKVPAKLCSKDNLVELLREKDFEVLLTLGAGDIDKLVEPIKNLISGRLEC; from the coding sequence ATGCGGATTAAAGATTATAAAAATATTTACTTTATAGGGATTGGTGGAATTGGAATGAGTGCAATAGCACGCTACTTTCATTCCATTGGTAAGAATGTGTTTGGTTATGATCGAATGGACACTCAGCTTACTGCAGAATTAACTGCGGAAGGTATTGGTATAACTTTTCAGGAAGGTATTGATCAAATTCCGGCACATTATCAAACTCAGGATGATACTTTAGTAGTGTACACACCTGCTATTCCTGCCAATCATTCTCAATTGATTTATTTTCAGCAGCAACAATTTAAAATTATGAAGCGATCGCAGGTTCTGGGTTTGCTTTCTGATAATTTGAATGGTATAGGCATTGCCGGAACCCATGGTAAAACTACGGTTTCAACGATCACAGCGCATATTTTTAAAACATCAGCTTTAGATTGCAATGCTTTTTTAGGAGGAATTTCCCGCAACTATCAATCCAATCTTTTACTTTCGAAGAACAGTCCTTGGATGATTCTTGAGGCTGATGAGTTTGATCGTTCATTTCTTCAATTGCATCCACAGTTGGCTGTAATTACCTCAATGGATGCTGATCATTTGGATATTTACGGCGATAAAAATGAATTGGAAAAGAGCTTTCAGGCTTTTGTTTATCAAATAAAAGAGGGGGGAATCCTTGTTTATAAAAAGGGATTGGTTCTCACTCATGATAAACTTTCGGCTTATACATATTCATTGGATGAGAAAGCAGATTTTTATGCCGAGAGTATCAAATTAGTGGAAGGATTTTACCAATTCGATTTGGTGTATCCGGATGGAACAATTAAAGATTTATTGTTCTCTTACCCAGGGAAAATTAACGTTGAAAATGCTATTGCAGCATCGGCTATGGCTCTTCTTTGCGGTGTTGAAGCCGATGAGTTGAGAAAAGCTCTTTCAACTTTTAAAGGAGTTAGAAGAAGATTTGATTATCAAATCAGAAATGAAAAAATTGTTTTTATTGATGATTATGCACACCACCCTAAAGAATTGTGGGAGAGTATATCATCAGTAAGGGAATTGTATCCTGAAAAGAAGATTACCGGAATATTTCAACCTCATTTATACTCACGGACAAGAGATTTTGCAGAAGGTTTTGCTGCAAGTTTAAATCTTTTGGATGAAGTAATACTTTTGGATATTTATCCAGCCAGAGAATTACCTATTGAAGGAGTTAGTTCTGAAATTATTTTTAAAAAATTGAAAGTGCCCGCTAAATTGTGTAGTAAAGATAATTTGGTAGAGTTACTTAGAGAGAAAGACTTTGAAGTTTTATTAACTTTAGGTGCAGGAGATATAGATAAGTTGGTTGAACCGATTAAAAATTTAATTAGCGGGCGATTGGAATGCTAA
- the mraY gene encoding phospho-N-acetylmuramoyl-pentapeptide-transferase has product MLYYLFRYLNQLDFPGAGMFEYISFRAALAIMTSLFIATVFGKKIILLLQKQQIGEIVRDLGLAGQMEKKGTPTMGGLIIILSIIVPVLLFAKLDNIYIILMLITTVWLGLIGFIDDYIKVFKKDKAGLSGKLKVAGQIGLGLIVGLTLYINDDVVVREKTTMSEIGIQTELVDEGFTSQAPGLTRLTTDVKSTKTTIPFFKNNEFDYESLVAFGGEYAPMLAWLVFIIITIFIVTAVSNGANITDGLDGLATGSSAIIGATLGILAYVSGHVVYADYLNIMYIPNSGELVVFIAAFIGATIGFMWYNSYPAQVFMGDTGSLSLGGIIAVFAIVIHKELLIPVLCGIFLVENISVMMQVSWFKFTRKKYGEGRRIFRMAPLHHHYQMKGYPEPKIVTRFWIIGIFLAIITIVTLKIR; this is encoded by the coding sequence ATGTTATACTATTTATTTAGGTATTTAAATCAATTGGATTTTCCGGGAGCAGGGATGTTTGAATACATCTCATTTCGGGCGGCATTAGCCATTATGACTTCGTTATTTATTGCAACTGTATTTGGGAAAAAAATCATCCTCTTATTGCAAAAGCAGCAAATTGGCGAGATTGTTCGTGATTTAGGTTTAGCCGGACAAATGGAGAAAAAGGGAACTCCTACTATGGGTGGCCTTATTATTATTCTTTCGATAATAGTTCCAGTTCTGCTGTTTGCTAAATTAGACAACATCTACATTATATTAATGCTCATTACCACAGTTTGGTTGGGATTAATTGGATTTATTGATGATTATATCAAGGTCTTTAAAAAGGACAAAGCCGGTTTAAGCGGTAAGCTTAAAGTAGCAGGTCAAATTGGTTTAGGTTTAATTGTTGGGTTAACCCTTTATATAAATGATGATGTAGTAGTTCGTGAAAAAACGACGATGTCTGAAATAGGAATTCAAACCGAATTGGTTGATGAAGGATTTACGTCTCAAGCCCCCGGATTAACCCGTTTAACAACTGATGTAAAATCAACAAAAACAACGATTCCTTTTTTTAAGAATAATGAATTTGATTATGAATCATTAGTTGCTTTTGGTGGAGAATATGCACCAATGTTGGCTTGGCTGGTTTTTATAATCATTACCATATTTATTGTTACTGCTGTTTCAAATGGTGCAAATATTACAGATGGTTTAGATGGTCTGGCGACAGGTTCGTCAGCGATTATTGGTGCCACTTTGGGAATATTGGCCTATGTATCCGGTCACGTAGTGTACGCTGATTATTTAAATATCATGTACATTCCAAACTCCGGAGAACTGGTGGTTTTTATTGCCGCTTTTATTGGAGCAACCATTGGGTTTATGTGGTACAATTCCTATCCGGCACAAGTTTTCATGGGTGATACAGGCAGTTTGTCTTTGGGAGGGATTATAGCCGTTTTTGCCATTGTTATTCACAAAGAATTGTTGATTCCTGTTTTATGCGGGATTTTTCTTGTTGAGAATATTTCTGTGATGATGCAGGTTTCGTGGTTTAAATTCACTAGAAAGAAATACGGCGAAGGCAGAAGAATTTTTAGAATGGCGCCACTTCATCATCATTACCAAATGAAAGGATATCCAGAACCAAAAATCGTTACCCGATTTTGGATCATTGGAATTTTTCTAGCCATTATAACAATTGTAACTCTAAAAATTAGATAA
- a CDS encoding UDP-N-acetylmuramoyl-L-alanyl-D-glutamate--2,6-diaminopimelate ligase, giving the protein MGININELFGSVNIQSIKGRRDVEVNEIHFDSRRVKHGDLFVACRGTMSDGHDFIDAAVEMGAKVVVCEELPDSSTSETTFIVVEDSSAALSQIAHNFYNKPTENIQLVGVTGTNGKTTIATLLYDLFRKLGYKVGLLSTVCNYVNEREIKATHTTPDALQLNALLAEMVEAGCEYCFMEVSSHAIDQKRVGALNYKGGIFTNITHDHLDYHKTFDAYLKVKKAFFDQLGKKSFAITNADDKNGKLMLQNMKGHKFTYSTRSFADYRCQILEKHFTGMLLEMDGAEIWTNFIGEFNAHNLLAVYGTARLLNQDKDEVLRGISELKSVDGRFESIISEDGIMAIVDYAHTPDALKNVLETIDALRTGNEQVITVVGAGGDRDKTKRPLMAKISAELSDKVILTSDNPRSEDPDQIIKDMKEGVTANNTRKVLAITDRKEAIRTACMLAKKDDIILVAGKGHEDYQEIKGIKHHFDDKEIIKEIFKL; this is encoded by the coding sequence ATGGGAATAAATATAAATGAACTGTTTGGTTCGGTAAATATACAAAGTATAAAGGGACGCAGGGATGTAGAAGTGAATGAGATTCATTTTGATTCCAGAAGGGTGAAACACGGCGATTTGTTCGTTGCATGCAGGGGTACCATGTCGGATGGCCATGATTTTATAGATGCGGCAGTTGAAATGGGAGCAAAGGTGGTTGTGTGTGAAGAGTTACCGGATAGCAGTACTTCTGAAACAACCTTTATAGTGGTTGAAGACTCTTCTGCTGCGCTTTCGCAGATAGCGCATAATTTTTACAACAAACCAACAGAGAATATACAATTGGTTGGTGTTACCGGAACAAATGGGAAGACTACAATTGCTACACTTCTTTATGATTTGTTTCGAAAACTTGGCTATAAAGTTGGCTTGTTGTCGACAGTGTGTAATTATGTGAATGAAAGAGAAATTAAGGCAACTCATACTACCCCGGACGCTTTGCAGTTAAATGCTTTGCTGGCGGAAATGGTTGAGGCTGGATGTGAATATTGTTTTATGGAAGTTAGTTCGCATGCTATCGATCAAAAACGGGTTGGAGCATTGAATTATAAGGGCGGAATTTTTACAAATATTACACACGATCATCTCGATTATCACAAAACATTCGATGCTTATTTAAAAGTGAAAAAAGCTTTTTTTGATCAGTTGGGGAAGAAATCATTTGCCATTACAAATGCCGATGATAAAAATGGAAAGCTGATGCTCCAAAATATGAAAGGGCATAAGTTCACTTATTCAACACGATCGTTTGCTGATTATCGTTGTCAGATTTTAGAAAAGCACTTTACAGGAATGCTTCTGGAAATGGATGGAGCAGAGATATGGACTAATTTTATTGGTGAATTTAATGCTCATAATTTATTGGCCGTTTATGGTACGGCCCGTCTGTTAAATCAAGACAAAGATGAGGTGTTACGAGGAATCAGTGAGCTGAAATCTGTTGATGGCAGATTTGAAAGTATAATTTCTGAAGATGGTATTATGGCGATTGTGGATTATGCTCATACACCGGATGCCTTGAAAAATGTCTTGGAAACAATTGATGCTTTAAGAACGGGAAATGAGCAGGTAATAACAGTTGTTGGTGCCGGAGGCGATAGAGATAAAACCAAAAGACCATTAATGGCAAAAATTAGTGCCGAATTAAGCGATAAGGTAATTCTGACATCGGATAATCCAAGATCGGAAGATCCTGATCAGATTATTAAAGATATGAAGGAAGGAGTGACTGCAAATAATACTAGAAAAGTGCTCGCGATTACTGACAGAAAAGAAGCTATTCGAACAGCCTGTATGTTAGCGAAAAAGGATGATATTATTTTGGTCGCAGGGAAAGGTCATGAAGATTATCAGGAGATAAAAGGAATTAAGCATCATTTTGATGATAAGGAAATAATCAAAGAAATTTTTAAGCTGTAG